In a single window of the Arthrobacter zhangbolii genome:
- the serA gene encoding phosphoglycerate dehydrogenase has product MSATKPVVLLAEELSPATVEALGPDFEIRSTDGADRSQLLSAIADVDAILVRSATQVDAEAIAAAKNLKVIARAGVGLDNVDIKAATQAGVMVVNAPTSNIISAAELTVGHILSLARNIPQASAALKNGEWKRSKYSGIELFEKKIGIIGLGRIGALVAARLQGFGTEILAYDPYVTSARAAQLNVRLVTLDELLEESDFITIHMPKTPETLGMLGAEAFEKMKDTAYVVNVARGGLVDEAALYEALQAGKIAGAGVDVFVKEPSTDLPFFALDNVVVTPHLGASTAEAQEKAGVSVAKSVRLALAGELVPDAVNVAGGVIAEDVRPGIPLIEKLGRIFTALSHDSVTAIDIEVAGEIAALDVKALELAALKGIFTDIVSEQVSYVNAPVLAEQRGIEVRLLTTPDVDDYRNLLTIRGALSDGSRLEVSGTLTGPKQIQKLVGVNGYDLEIPISEHLIVLIYQDRPGVIGALGRVLGEKDINIAGMQVARNTEGGQALSLLTVDSSVPQDVLEKLREEIGASVAREVDLQD; this is encoded by the coding sequence GTGTCTGCCACCAAACCAGTCGTACTCCTCGCGGAGGAACTCTCGCCCGCTACCGTCGAGGCCCTGGGCCCCGACTTTGAGATCCGCTCCACGGACGGTGCGGACCGCTCCCAGCTCCTTTCCGCGATCGCGGACGTGGATGCCATCCTCGTCCGCTCGGCTACGCAGGTGGACGCCGAAGCCATTGCGGCGGCGAAGAACCTGAAGGTCATTGCCCGCGCCGGCGTGGGGCTGGACAACGTGGACATCAAGGCCGCCACGCAGGCCGGCGTGATGGTGGTCAACGCCCCGACGTCGAACATCATTTCCGCCGCGGAGCTCACCGTGGGGCACATCCTTTCCCTGGCCCGGAACATCCCGCAGGCCAGCGCTGCCCTGAAGAACGGCGAATGGAAGCGCTCCAAGTACAGCGGCATCGAGCTGTTCGAAAAGAAGATCGGCATTATCGGCCTCGGCCGCATCGGTGCCCTGGTCGCGGCCCGGCTGCAGGGCTTCGGTACCGAGATCCTGGCCTATGACCCGTACGTGACCTCCGCCCGCGCCGCGCAGCTGAACGTCCGCCTGGTCACCCTGGACGAACTCCTTGAGGAATCGGACTTCATCACCATCCACATGCCCAAGACCCCCGAGACCCTGGGCATGCTCGGCGCCGAAGCCTTCGAAAAGATGAAGGACACCGCCTACGTGGTGAACGTGGCCCGCGGCGGACTCGTGGACGAGGCTGCGCTCTATGAAGCCCTGCAGGCAGGAAAAATTGCCGGTGCCGGCGTGGACGTGTTCGTCAAGGAGCCCAGCACCGACCTGCCGTTCTTCGCGCTGGACAACGTAGTGGTCACCCCGCACCTGGGCGCCTCCACCGCGGAAGCGCAGGAAAAGGCCGGCGTGTCCGTTGCCAAATCCGTCCGGCTGGCCCTGGCCGGGGAACTGGTCCCCGACGCCGTGAACGTTGCCGGCGGCGTCATCGCCGAAGACGTGCGCCCGGGTATCCCGCTGATCGAAAAGCTGGGCCGCATCTTCACTGCCCTCTCCCACGACTCCGTGACCGCCATCGACATCGAAGTGGCCGGCGAGATTGCCGCCCTGGACGTCAAGGCACTGGAGCTGGCGGCACTGAAGGGCATTTTCACCGACATTGTCTCCGAACAGGTCTCCTACGTGAACGCACCGGTGCTGGCGGAACAGCGCGGCATCGAGGTGCGCCTGCTGACCACCCCCGACGTGGATGACTACCGGAACCTGCTTACCATCCGCGGTGCCCTCTCCGACGGGTCCCGGCTGGAGGTTTCCGGCACGCTGACCGGACCGAAGCAGATCCAGAAGCTCGTCGGAGTGAACGGCTACGACCTGGAAATCCCCATCAGCGAACACCTGATTGTGCTCATCTACCAGGACCGTCCCGGCGTGATCGGCGCCCTGGGCCGGGTGCTGGGCGAGAAGGACATCAACATTGCCGGCATGCAGGTGGCCCGGAACACCGAGGGCGGCCAGGCGCTGTCCCTGCTGACCGTGGATTCCTCCGTGCCGCAGGACGTGCTGGAGAAGCTGCGCGAGGAAATCGGCGCCTCCGTGGCCCGCGAAGTGGACCTGCAGGACTAG